The proteins below come from a single Nocardioides eburneiflavus genomic window:
- the ilvD gene encoding dihydroxy-acid dehydratase has protein sequence MTHAADGPDIKPRSRDVTDGLEKAAARGMLRAVGMGDDDWEKPQIGVASSWNEITPCNLSLDRLAKAVKNGVHAAGGFPLEFGTISVSDGISMGHEGMHFSLVSREVIADSVETVMMAERLDGSVLLAGCDKSLPGMLMAAARLDLASVFLYAGTIMPGQVDGKDVTIIDAFEAVGACLAGKITREKVDEIERAICPGEGACGGAYTANTMASVAEALGMSLPGSSSPPAVDRRRDGFAHKSGEAVVEMLRQGITARQIMTRPAFENAITMAMALGGSTNAVLHLLAIAREAEVDLTLDDFTRIGRKVPHLADMKPFGRFVWTDFDRVGGIPVLLRALLDAGHLHGDVLTCTGRTMAENLAALDPKPLDGEILRQLDRPIHATGGLTILKGSLAPDGAVVKSAGFDDSTFTGTARVFDGERKALDALGDGAIQAGDVVVIRYEGPKGGPGMREMLAITGAIKGAGLGKDVLLITDGRFSGGTTGLCVGHIAPEASDAGPIAFVRDGDQITLDVANMTLDLHVDEAELASRAEGWEPLPPKYTRGVLGKYRKVVQSAAHGAVCY, from the coding sequence ACCGACGGTCTCGAGAAGGCGGCCGCGCGGGGCATGCTCCGAGCCGTCGGCATGGGCGACGACGACTGGGAGAAGCCGCAGATCGGCGTCGCGTCCAGCTGGAACGAGATCACCCCGTGCAACCTCTCCCTCGATCGGCTCGCGAAGGCCGTGAAGAACGGCGTGCACGCGGCCGGCGGGTTCCCGCTGGAGTTCGGCACGATCTCCGTCTCGGACGGCATCTCCATGGGCCACGAGGGCATGCACTTCTCGCTGGTCAGCCGGGAGGTGATCGCCGACTCGGTGGAGACCGTGATGATGGCGGAGCGGCTCGACGGGTCGGTGCTGCTCGCCGGCTGTGACAAGTCGCTGCCCGGCATGCTCATGGCCGCGGCCCGCCTCGACCTCGCGAGCGTCTTCCTCTACGCGGGCACGATCATGCCCGGCCAGGTCGACGGCAAGGACGTCACGATCATCGACGCCTTCGAGGCCGTCGGAGCCTGCCTGGCTGGCAAGATCACGCGCGAGAAGGTCGACGAGATCGAGCGGGCGATCTGTCCCGGCGAAGGCGCCTGCGGTGGGGCGTACACCGCCAACACGATGGCCAGCGTGGCCGAGGCGCTCGGCATGTCGCTGCCCGGATCGTCCTCCCCGCCTGCGGTGGACCGTCGCCGCGACGGCTTCGCCCACAAGTCGGGCGAGGCGGTCGTCGAGATGCTGCGCCAAGGCATCACGGCGCGCCAGATCATGACCCGGCCCGCCTTCGAGAACGCCATCACGATGGCGATGGCCCTCGGTGGGTCGACCAACGCCGTCCTGCACCTGCTCGCAATCGCCCGGGAGGCCGAGGTCGACCTCACCCTCGACGACTTCACCCGCATCGGCCGGAAGGTCCCCCACCTGGCGGACATGAAGCCGTTCGGCCGGTTCGTGTGGACCGACTTCGACCGGGTGGGCGGCATCCCGGTGCTGCTGCGGGCGCTCCTCGACGCCGGGCACCTGCATGGCGACGTGCTGACCTGCACGGGCAGGACGATGGCCGAGAACCTGGCCGCCCTCGACCCCAAGCCACTCGACGGCGAGATCCTGCGCCAGCTCGACCGGCCGATCCACGCCACGGGCGGGCTCACGATCCTCAAGGGCTCACTGGCCCCCGACGGCGCGGTCGTCAAGAGCGCGGGGTTCGACGACTCGACCTTCACCGGCACCGCCCGCGTCTTCGACGGCGAGCGCAAGGCCCTCGACGCCCTGGGGGACGGCGCGATCCAGGCAGGCGACGTCGTGGTGATCCGCTACGAGGGCCCGAAGGGCGGCCCGGGCATGCGGGAGATGCTGGCCATCACCGGCGCGATCAAGGGTGCCGGCCTCGGCAAGGACGTCCTGCTCATCACCGACGGGCGCTTCTCCGGAGGCACGACCGGGCTCTGCGTGGGCCACATCGCTCCCGAGGCGAGCGACGCGGGACCGATCGCGTTCGTCCGCGACGGCGACCAGATCACGCTCGACGTGGCCAACATGACCCTCGACCTCCACGTCGACGAGGCCGAGCTGGCCTCGCGCGCCGAGGGCTGGGAGCCGCTGCCGCCCAAGTACACGCGCGGGGTGCTCGGCAAGTACCGCAAGGTCGTGCAGTCGGCGGCCCACGGCGCCGTCTGCTACTGA